A region from the Acidicapsa ligni genome encodes:
- a CDS encoding beta-ketoacyl synthase N-terminal-like domain-containing protein: MQQSTDPVNSAELSPVKRALIEIRQLRTEIEQTKRAQHEPIAIVGMALRLPGGVTTPESFWQALAEGKDLITPIPSDRWEARDYLNADPDHPGTMYDAHGGFISGVDEFDAEFFGINAREAASMDPQHRILLELTWEALERANINPKGLANTAGGVFIGMGGSDYARQSMRDARDMHAYSAVGSAMSIASGRISYFLNLRGPSMIVDTACSSSLVAVHLASESLRRGEINLAIVGGANLMLSPDFNVSFARTRMLAKDGHCKTFDAAADGYVRAEGCCVIVLKRLSDAVNNGDPILATVAGSAINQDGRSAGITAPNGPSQEAVIRAALENGGVEPSLVSYVEAHGTGTPLGDPIEVQALGAVYGVSKSVDSPLYIGSVKTNLGHTEAAAGLAGLIKVVLMMQPGHGIAPHLHLKNPNPKIDFARLNIDVPTQRIDWPVTDQPIYAGLSSFGFSGTNAHLLLSSSTINSPKIDGIEEQESLLVFSAVNEKSLRSLAQSYIVFLGSTKENFADICFTAAVGRAMLSHRLSIRANTASEAMLLIERWLSNGNASAVTLSTPDSTPANKSDITAPVRVDVMRHRVDLPLYPFQRTSFWFEAAPEIKRTQERERMWQAAIFASERQSNIGPLGWKLERYPRKWDVLHELTLAHAQDVFVTTGALQASDWMTPDEIIAKAGILPIYRNLITRWLTGLVVTGVVIESNQQFKATSSFNEIDLEPHWKNVECLLDDDPGALGYLRQCGKLLREVITGKISALETIFPDGSFSLAEGLYERGTIARYFNSIAASAIVETTRTIGQRRNARILEIGGGTGGTTSAVLPLLDVGQVEYWFTDLSDLFLARARNKFSAYPFMHYSIFDLDRALEEQGIGGGQFDVILAANVVHASRNLDTALSHIRSLLAPGGLLVMLESTHHHSWFDMTTGLIEGWQHFEDDRQDNPLLKPEQWRGVIERNGFIEMAVFPARDLPTSTLGQHVLLVRAPAITTEATSSSIFMHGLAEWKRSSVTEPKGVEADSNWELASTLQQLTPTERQSMMLDFVRTTIQRVFQLSVRPEELGTRDRLSDLGMDSLIALELRAELVKGLGTDARVSSTIAFDTGTVGELANALLLSIEPASDDTEETSPIIDHHNVKSTPVTAEQLSEMSEEEVEKLLNERLSKR, encoded by the coding sequence ATGCAGCAAAGCACTGATCCAGTGAACTCGGCGGAACTCTCACCGGTAAAGCGTGCCCTAATTGAAATTCGCCAATTGCGTACTGAGATTGAACAAACGAAACGTGCGCAGCATGAACCGATTGCCATCGTTGGGATGGCGCTGCGGCTTCCCGGTGGCGTAACAACTCCTGAGAGTTTCTGGCAAGCGCTGGCCGAAGGAAAAGATCTGATCACCCCTATTCCTTCTGACCGTTGGGAAGCCAGGGATTATCTCAATGCGGATCCCGATCATCCTGGAACGATGTATGACGCTCATGGCGGATTCATCTCGGGAGTAGATGAGTTTGACGCCGAATTCTTTGGTATCAATGCGCGTGAAGCTGCCAGCATGGATCCGCAGCATCGCATCTTGCTCGAACTAACATGGGAGGCTCTCGAACGCGCGAATATCAATCCGAAAGGTCTCGCTAATACGGCAGGCGGTGTTTTCATCGGCATGGGCGGAAGCGATTATGCACGCCAATCCATGCGCGATGCGCGAGATATGCATGCTTACAGCGCAGTTGGTAGTGCGATGAGCATTGCCTCGGGACGTATCTCGTACTTTCTAAATTTGCGCGGCCCAAGCATGATTGTCGATACAGCCTGCTCCTCTTCTCTGGTGGCGGTTCATCTTGCTTCAGAAAGTTTGCGCCGTGGAGAAATAAATCTGGCGATCGTTGGCGGGGCAAATTTGATGTTGTCGCCTGACTTCAATGTTAGCTTTGCGCGGACACGTATGTTGGCAAAAGATGGCCATTGCAAGACCTTTGATGCGGCTGCGGATGGCTATGTACGGGCGGAAGGTTGCTGCGTAATAGTGCTCAAGCGCCTGTCGGATGCTGTGAATAACGGCGATCCTATCCTGGCTACGGTTGCAGGCTCAGCGATCAATCAGGATGGTCGTAGCGCGGGAATCACTGCACCCAACGGGCCATCACAAGAGGCGGTTATTCGTGCCGCATTGGAGAACGGTGGAGTTGAACCCTCGTTAGTGAGTTACGTTGAAGCTCATGGTACTGGTACTCCGCTTGGGGATCCAATAGAGGTACAGGCTCTAGGTGCAGTCTATGGAGTATCGAAAAGTGTAGATTCGCCGCTATACATCGGTTCAGTCAAGACGAACCTCGGTCATACAGAAGCGGCCGCGGGTCTTGCGGGATTGATCAAGGTTGTTCTAATGATGCAGCCTGGGCATGGCATAGCACCTCATCTGCATCTCAAGAATCCGAATCCAAAGATAGACTTCGCGCGATTGAATATCGATGTTCCAACGCAACGAATCGACTGGCCAGTTACTGATCAGCCGATTTATGCCGGATTGAGTTCTTTCGGTTTTAGTGGAACGAATGCACATTTGCTGTTGTCATCCAGCACGATAAACTCGCCGAAGATCGATGGCATAGAGGAGCAGGAATCTCTGCTCGTGTTCTCCGCGGTAAATGAAAAGTCGCTTCGCTCTCTGGCTCAGAGCTACATTGTCTTTCTCGGTAGCACAAAAGAAAACTTTGCCGACATCTGCTTCACCGCGGCTGTTGGCCGTGCAATGCTCTCTCACCGTCTTTCTATTCGCGCAAATACTGCGTCTGAAGCAATGTTGCTGATTGAACGTTGGCTCTCCAATGGCAATGCTTCCGCGGTGACTCTAAGTACGCCCGATTCGACGCCTGCGAATAAATCAGATATTACTGCGCCTGTTCGTGTTGATGTAATGCGCCATCGAGTAGATCTGCCCCTCTATCCATTTCAACGTACTAGCTTCTGGTTTGAAGCAGCTCCCGAAATCAAACGTACACAAGAGCGTGAACGCATGTGGCAAGCGGCTATCTTTGCATCAGAGCGGCAAAGCAATATTGGGCCTCTTGGATGGAAGCTCGAGCGTTATCCTCGAAAATGGGATGTCTTGCACGAACTAACACTAGCTCATGCTCAAGATGTATTTGTCACAACAGGAGCGTTGCAAGCTTCAGACTGGATGACTCCGGACGAGATCATTGCCAAGGCTGGGATTCTACCTATCTATCGAAATCTCATCACACGGTGGTTGACCGGTCTTGTAGTAACCGGTGTTGTCATTGAATCAAATCAACAATTCAAGGCCACATCTTCATTCAATGAAATTGATCTTGAGCCACACTGGAAGAATGTAGAGTGTTTGCTCGATGACGATCCTGGGGCATTGGGTTATCTGCGGCAGTGTGGCAAGCTGCTCCGCGAAGTCATAACCGGCAAGATCAGTGCTCTGGAAACGATATTCCCAGACGGGTCATTTTCATTGGCAGAGGGACTATATGAACGCGGGACTATCGCCCGCTATTTCAATTCCATTGCCGCCTCGGCAATTGTAGAAACAACACGCACCATAGGCCAACGACGCAATGCTCGCATACTTGAAATCGGCGGTGGCACGGGGGGAACCACTTCTGCTGTCCTTCCTCTTCTCGATGTAGGTCAGGTTGAGTACTGGTTCACGGATCTGTCTGATTTGTTCCTTGCTCGAGCGCGTAATAAGTTCAGTGCCTATCCATTCATGCATTACTCGATCTTTGATCTGGATCGCGCATTGGAAGAGCAGGGAATTGGTGGTGGTCAATTTGATGTAATTCTCGCGGCCAATGTGGTGCACGCTTCGCGCAATCTCGACACTGCGCTCTCTCATATTCGCAGCCTGCTTGCGCCTGGTGGATTGCTGGTTATGCTTGAGTCTACGCATCATCACAGTTGGTTCGATATGACTACGGGTCTTATCGAGGGCTGGCAGCACTTCGAAGATGATCGACAGGATAATCCTCTGCTTAAACCAGAGCAGTGGAGAGGCGTTATTGAGCGCAATGGCTTCATTGAAATGGCAGTGTTTCCTGCGCGAGACTTACCTACGTCAACATTAGGCCAGCATGTGCTTCTTGTTCGTGCGCCAGCGATAACAACAGAGGCAACGTCATCCAGTATTTTCATGCATGGTCTCGCAGAATGGAAAAGGAGTTCTGTAACCGAGCCGAAGGGCGTTGAGGCGGATAGCAATTGGGAGTTGGCATCAACACTACAGCAGCTTACTCCAACAGAGCGCCAGTCGATGATGCTCGACTTTGTACGCACGACGATACAGAGAGTTTTTCAACTTAGCGTGCGCCCTGAAGAACTTGGCACTCGCGATCGGCTCAGCGATCTCGGTATGGATTCACTCATCGCTCTCGAATTGCGTGCGGAGCTTGTGAAGGGATTGGGAACCGATGCGCGAGTATCTTCTACCATCGCGTTTGATACCGGTACGGTCGGTGAGTTAGCGAATGCCTTGCTCTTATCTATTGAGCCTGCTTCGGACGATACAGAAGAGACCTCACCGATCATCGATCATCACAATGTGAAGTCCACTCCAGTTACTGCTGAACAACTGAGTGAGATGTCGGAAGAAGAAGTAGAAAAACTCTTGAATGAACGGCTGAGTAAGCGATGA